One genomic window of Comamonas antarctica includes the following:
- a CDS encoding PLP-dependent aminotransferase family protein, which produces MQAEPLPPWLPRLAARRGPRFLQIADALQAALADGALQPGDRLPPQRQLAAQLGVDLTTVTRAYDEARRRHLLEGRGARGTYVAAPKVELDAMLDLGMNTPPPPAGVDFDDLLRQGLSQVLMRADTALLMTYHLGGGSDSDRAAAARWLAPMLGALDPREVLVCPGAQAAIAALILALTEPGAVILAEPASYPGLRAAANQLGRRIVAVAADAQGMVPELLEQACRQHQPALLYLNPTLQNPTAITMGKRRRQQLARIAQRCQLRIVEDDPYWLLADAPPAPIARGSPEQVYYISTLSKCLTPGLRVAFVRMCDPHERARFLVALRSFALMAAPVTAALATQWIFDGSADRLLQGVREEARLRHRLARDVLAGRYSGAGDGLHIWLELPGYWSPSQLARAAEREGLSVMPAEAFAMNGTAANAIRISLGSIQERARLQHGLQRLSQLLAQQPEAVRAAVV; this is translated from the coding sequence ATGCAAGCTGAACCATTGCCGCCCTGGTTGCCGCGCCTGGCCGCGCGGCGCGGACCGCGTTTCCTGCAGATCGCGGATGCGTTGCAGGCCGCGCTGGCCGACGGCGCGCTCCAGCCCGGAGACCGCCTGCCGCCCCAGCGCCAGCTGGCCGCGCAGCTGGGTGTCGACCTGACGACGGTGACGCGCGCCTACGACGAAGCCCGGCGCCGCCATCTGCTCGAGGGCCGCGGCGCGCGCGGCACCTATGTCGCGGCGCCCAAGGTCGAACTGGACGCCATGCTCGACCTGGGCATGAACACCCCGCCGCCGCCCGCGGGCGTGGACTTCGACGACCTGCTCAGGCAGGGATTGTCCCAAGTATTGATGCGCGCCGACACGGCATTGCTGATGACCTACCACCTGGGAGGGGGAAGCGACAGCGACCGCGCGGCGGCAGCCCGCTGGCTGGCGCCGATGCTGGGCGCGCTCGATCCGCGCGAGGTGCTGGTCTGTCCCGGGGCGCAGGCGGCGATTGCCGCGCTGATCCTGGCGCTGACCGAGCCGGGCGCCGTGATTCTCGCCGAGCCGGCCAGCTATCCCGGCTTGCGGGCCGCGGCAAACCAGTTGGGCCGGCGCATCGTTGCGGTGGCAGCCGACGCGCAAGGCATGGTGCCCGAGCTGCTGGAACAAGCCTGCCGCCAGCACCAGCCGGCGCTGCTCTACCTCAATCCGACCTTGCAGAACCCGACCGCGATCACCATGGGAAAACGCCGGCGCCAGCAGCTCGCCCGCATTGCCCAGCGCTGCCAGCTGCGCATCGTCGAGGACGACCCCTACTGGCTGCTGGCCGATGCCCCGCCGGCGCCCATCGCGCGCGGGTCGCCGGAGCAGGTGTACTACATTTCGACGCTGTCGAAATGCCTCACGCCCGGCTTGCGCGTGGCCTTCGTTCGCATGTGCGACCCGCACGAACGCGCGCGTTTCCTGGTCGCGCTGCGCTCCTTCGCGCTGATGGCCGCGCCGGTGACGGCCGCACTGGCCACGCAGTGGATCTTCGACGGCTCGGCCGACCGCCTGCTGCAAGGCGTGCGCGAGGAGGCGCGCCTGCGCCACCGCCTGGCCCGGGACGTGCTGGCCGGGCGCTATAGCGGCGCGGGCGACGGCCTGCATATCTGGCTCGAACTGCCCGGTTACTGGAGCCCCTCGCAGCTGGCGCGCGCTGCCGAGCGCGAAGGCCTCAGCGTCATGCCCGCCGAGGCCTTCGCGATGAACGGCACGGCCGCGAATGCCATCCGCATCTCCCTGGGCAGCATCCAGGAGCGCGCGCGCTTGCAACACGGCTTGCAACGGCTGTCGCAGCTGCTGGCGCAGCAGC